One Hydrogenophaga crassostreae genomic region harbors:
- a CDS encoding PhnE/PtxC family ABC transporter permease — MVHAHLNARPAPDRDPAWLARLFWGSAALVLMWPLLVATEFKVWQLWEPDSLRVSGNFLASFWPMAHGSEFLRLMLAETWRTVAMATAGVTLALLLAIPLTLLSTRVLSISALSGRMARGPFWLRQTVRWLLIVLRSVPELVWALVFVRVVGLGPTAGVLAIALTYGGMLGKVYGDILESGETHATETLLRNGAGRLQAFFYGLLPASAAELTSYTVYRWECAIRSSVVLGLVGAGGLGQQMDNSMKMFNGGEVATMLLIFMALVALADRLSAWLRKALG; from the coding sequence ATGGTCCATGCTCATTTGAACGCCCGTCCCGCGCCCGACCGCGACCCGGCGTGGCTCGCGCGCCTGTTCTGGGGCAGTGCGGCGCTGGTGCTGATGTGGCCCCTGCTGGTCGCGACCGAATTCAAGGTGTGGCAACTGTGGGAGCCCGACAGCCTGCGCGTGAGCGGCAACTTTCTGGCCAGCTTCTGGCCGATGGCCCATGGCAGCGAGTTCCTCCGGCTGATGTTGGCAGAGACGTGGCGTACCGTGGCCATGGCCACGGCCGGCGTAACGCTGGCGCTGCTTCTGGCCATCCCCCTCACGCTGCTCTCCACCCGCGTGCTTTCCATCTCGGCACTGTCAGGCCGCATGGCGCGCGGGCCTTTCTGGCTTCGACAAACCGTTCGCTGGCTGCTGATCGTGTTGCGCAGCGTGCCCGAGCTGGTGTGGGCGCTGGTGTTTGTTCGGGTTGTGGGCCTGGGGCCTACCGCTGGGGTGCTGGCCATCGCGCTGACCTACGGCGGCATGCTCGGCAAGGTCTACGGCGATATTCTGGAAAGCGGTGAAACACACGCCACCGAAACCCTGTTGCGCAACGGCGCGGGCCGATTACAGGCGTTCTTCTATGGATTGCTGCCCGCCAGCGCAGCCGAACTCACCAGCTACACCGTGTACCGTTGGGAGTGCGCGATTCGCTCTTCGGTGGTGCTCGGTCTGGTCGGCGCAGGGGGTCTCGGACAGCAGATGGACAACTCGATGAAGATGTTCAACGGCGGCGAAGTCGCCACCATGCTGCTGATCTTCATGGCGCTGGTGGCGCTGGCCGACCGGTTGAGCGCCTGGCTTCGCAAGGCCCTCGGATGA
- a CDS encoding tRNA-uridine aminocarboxypropyltransferase, with the protein MNAVSTPHAVARLRTTRLAASAKPFLARGSGAGRCEACRLVATHCICAQRPTINVNAGVCLIMGDIEALKPSNTGWLVADVVADTFAFGWSRTAVDPGLLAVLNDPQWQPFVVFPSEYAEPSRVVSEVVESPQATQGPGKRPLFVLLDGTWAEARKMFRKSPYLDALPVLSLHPDHPSSYQLRRSSRDDHFCTSEVAALCLALAGETRAAQVLAAYLDVFTEHYLSAKRCYPLVLEGEPQLRLRALGAAMPAV; encoded by the coding sequence ATGAACGCCGTCTCCACGCCACACGCCGTCGCCCGCTTGCGAACCACCCGCCTGGCCGCCAGCGCCAAACCCTTTCTGGCCCGAGGCTCGGGCGCCGGACGTTGCGAAGCTTGCCGCCTGGTGGCCACGCATTGCATTTGCGCGCAGCGCCCGACTATCAATGTGAACGCCGGTGTGTGCCTGATCATGGGTGACATCGAGGCGCTCAAACCCAGCAACACCGGCTGGCTGGTGGCCGATGTGGTGGCCGATACCTTTGCGTTTGGCTGGTCGCGCACGGCGGTGGATCCGGGTTTGCTGGCGGTGTTGAACGACCCGCAGTGGCAACCGTTTGTGGTGTTTCCCAGCGAATATGCCGAGCCATCGCGGGTCGTGAGCGAAGTGGTTGAATCGCCTCAGGCCACTCAAGGCCCAGGCAAGCGCCCCTTGTTTGTCTTGCTCGACGGCACCTGGGCCGAGGCGCGCAAGATGTTCCGCAAGAGCCCTTACCTCGATGCTTTGCCGGTGCTCAGCCTGCACCCCGATCACCCTTCCAGCTACCAGTTGCGCCGCTCCAGCCGGGACGACCACTTTTGCACTTCGGAAGTGGCCGCGCTGTGTTTGGCGCTGGCGGGCGAAACCCGGGCGGCGCAGGTTCTGGCCGCTTATCTGGATGTGTTCACCGAGCACTACCTGAGCGCCAAACGCTGTTATCCCTTGGTACTGGAGGGTGAGCCGCAACTGCGTTTACGGGCGTTGGGCGCCGCCATGCCGGCGGTCTGA
- a CDS encoding phosphonate ABC transporter ATP-binding protein: protein MKLAIESIVARHPAARDDAEPALRGLSLAFASGEQVAVIGPSGAGKTTLLQILACAMPPASGAVRLNGESPWDLPRSALQRLRGRLLLAPQVPPLPPRQRVITAVLAARLPAMGLWASVRSLFYPADIPAAFDALEQFDLGDKIFERVDRLSGGERQRVGLARTLLAPAELWLVDEPLSALDPTRARQAMQSLTEAAHQRGATLISTLHQVDMALAHFPRVIGLRDGRLAFDLPTAEVTPEQLARLYDQFEHELLGETAPAMDDVRPAAPPPAVMHCR from the coding sequence TTGAAACTGGCGATTGAAAGCATTGTCGCGCGCCATCCGGCCGCGCGCGATGACGCTGAACCCGCATTGCGTGGCCTGAGTCTGGCATTTGCATCGGGCGAACAGGTCGCTGTGATCGGGCCTTCGGGTGCCGGCAAGACCACGCTGCTGCAAATCCTGGCCTGTGCCATGCCGCCAGCTTCCGGCGCTGTGCGCCTGAACGGTGAATCACCCTGGGACTTGCCACGCAGCGCCTTGCAGCGGCTGCGTGGCCGCCTGCTGCTCGCGCCCCAGGTGCCGCCCCTGCCGCCGCGCCAGCGCGTGATCACGGCCGTGCTCGCCGCCCGATTGCCCGCCATGGGTCTGTGGGCCAGCGTGCGGTCCCTGTTTTACCCCGCCGACATTCCCGCCGCATTTGATGCGCTGGAACAGTTCGACCTGGGCGACAAGATTTTCGAACGCGTCGACCGCCTTTCTGGCGGCGAACGCCAGCGCGTGGGCCTGGCCCGCACCCTGCTCGCGCCGGCCGAGCTCTGGCTGGTGGATGAGCCGCTGTCGGCGCTCGACCCCACACGTGCCCGCCAGGCCATGCAGAGCCTCACCGAAGCCGCGCACCAACGTGGCGCCACGCTGATCAGCACCTTGCACCAGGTCGACATGGCATTGGCCCATTTTCCGAGGGTGATTGGCCTGCGGGACGGGCGGTTGGCATTTGACCTGCCCACCGCAGAGGTCACGCCCGAGCAACTGGCCCGGCTATACGACCAGTTCGAGCACGAGCTGCTTGGGGAAACTGCGCCTGCGATGGACGACGTCCGCCCCGCCGCACCTCCACCGGCAGTGATGCACTGCCGATGA
- the egtD gene encoding L-histidine N(alpha)-methyltransferase — protein sequence MHLNPSASPTFVQVHLEDTGAVQAELVAGLIGTGARIAPKFLYDALGSRLFDAITELPEYYPTRTEASIFAQHGQAMASRVAPGSVLIDLGAGSCAKAAGLFPVLNPGGYVAVDISVDYLREALGTLQDRHPDLPMLGLGQDFSKTFALPDAARTWLSGRKLARAPRTVFYPGSSIGNFSPEEALDLLRQARVVCQSGGAGGGVLIGVDLVKPAGLLEPAYDDSLGVTAAFNRNLLLNVNRWLGADFQPAEWAHVAFFDAELSRIEMHLQARAALTVRWTGGERRFAEGERIHTENAWKWRAEDFSALLQEAGFGPASHWTDASSWFGVFWAPAAS from the coding sequence ATGCACCTCAATCCATCCGCTTCTCCGACGTTTGTTCAGGTCCACCTTGAAGACACTGGCGCCGTTCAGGCGGAGCTGGTTGCCGGGTTGATCGGCACTGGCGCACGCATTGCCCCCAAGTTTCTCTACGATGCCCTGGGTTCCCGTCTGTTTGATGCGATCACCGAGCTCCCCGAGTACTACCCGACACGCACCGAAGCGTCGATCTTTGCTCAGCATGGCCAGGCCATGGCGTCCCGCGTGGCGCCTGGCAGCGTGTTGATCGATCTGGGTGCGGGCAGTTGCGCCAAGGCGGCAGGTCTGTTTCCTGTGCTGAATCCAGGCGGCTATGTGGCTGTGGACATCTCGGTGGACTATTTGCGTGAAGCACTGGGCACCTTGCAAGATCGCCACCCTGACCTGCCCATGCTCGGTCTGGGTCAGGACTTCTCAAAAACCTTTGCTTTGCCTGACGCGGCTCGAACCTGGTTGTCCGGGCGAAAGTTGGCGCGTGCGCCACGCACGGTGTTTTACCCGGGTTCCAGCATCGGCAATTTCTCACCTGAAGAGGCGCTGGACCTGCTGCGCCAGGCGCGTGTGGTTTGCCAGTCTGGTGGTGCGGGTGGCGGAGTGTTGATTGGCGTAGATCTGGTGAAACCCGCTGGCCTTCTGGAACCTGCCTACGACGATTCGTTGGGTGTCACCGCCGCTTTCAATCGCAACCTGTTGCTGAATGTGAACCGCTGGCTGGGTGCGGATTTCCAGCCTGCCGAGTGGGCGCACGTTGCGTTCTTTGATGCCGAACTGTCACGCATCGAAATGCATTTGCAGGCGCGAGCGGCGTTGACCGTGCGCTGGACCGGTGGTGAACGCCGCTTCGCAGAAGGTGAGCGCATTCACACCGAGAACGCCTGGAAGTGGCGGGCTGAAGATTTTTCGGCGCTGCTGCAGGAAGCGGGTTTTGGCCCTGCCTCCCACTGGACCGACGCCTCATCGTGGTTCGGTGTTTTCTGGGCACCAGCGGCAAGCTGA
- a CDS encoding TfoX/Sxy family protein has product MAFDPGLAQRIREILGNRPGLSERRMFGGLAFLIHGHMFAGVQEGTLMARVGPGRYADALTLKHVRMMDFTGKPLKGYVYVDPAGIEEDAQLAKWLTWCAGVVAAMPPKKAKK; this is encoded by the coding sequence ATGGCTTTCGATCCTGGCTTGGCGCAACGCATTCGGGAAATACTGGGCAACCGGCCGGGTTTGTCTGAACGCCGCATGTTCGGCGGCCTGGCGTTTTTGATCCACGGCCACATGTTTGCCGGTGTGCAGGAAGGCACACTGATGGCCCGCGTGGGACCCGGGCGCTATGCCGACGCGCTGACCCTGAAACACGTTCGCATGATGGACTTCACCGGCAAGCCATTGAAAGGGTATGTCTATGTCGATCCAGCAGGCATTGAGGAAGACGCCCAATTGGCCAAATGGCTGACCTGGTGTGCCGGGGTGGTGGCGGCCATGCCGCCCAAGAAGGCGAAAAAATAG
- a CDS encoding DUF302 domain-containing protein gives MKKAMQICTAVALSSVVTLAAAADGLVAVKSPHSAQVTMDKLESVAKEKGLNIFARIDHAAGAEKIGKTLRPTAVLIFGNPQGGTPFMECAQSVGIDLPLKALVWQDEASQVWVGYNDPAWIAKRHGAESCAVVPNLQKALQGLTAAAVAP, from the coding sequence ATGAAAAAAGCTATGCAAATCTGTACCGCTGTGGCGCTGTCCAGCGTGGTGACCCTGGCAGCTGCGGCCGATGGCCTGGTGGCGGTCAAGAGTCCGCACAGTGCACAGGTCACCATGGACAAGCTGGAGTCGGTGGCCAAAGAAAAAGGCCTCAACATCTTCGCCCGCATCGACCACGCGGCCGGCGCCGAGAAAATCGGCAAGACCTTGCGGCCCACCGCCGTGTTGATCTTTGGCAACCCACAAGGCGGCACCCCGTTCATGGAGTGCGCCCAGTCGGTGGGCATCGATTTGCCGCTCAAGGCCCTGGTCTGGCAAGACGAGGCTTCGCAGGTCTGGGTGGGCTACAACGACCCGGCATGGATCGCCAAACGCCACGGTGCCGAGTCGTGCGCGGTGGTGCCCAATTTGCAGAAAGCCTTGCAAGGCCTGACCGCCGCCGCTGTGGCGCCTTGA
- a CDS encoding putative selenate ABC transporter substrate-binding protein, producing MFKISSKGTVRALLTCAVLTLGTLAQAQQVFRVTAIPDESPTELSRKAEPLMKYLETKLGMKVEFTPVTDYPASVEALANKKVDMAWFGGFTFVQANVRSGGKVIPLVQRAEDEAFKSVFITTDPTITKLADLKGKDVSFGSQSSTSGHLMPRSFIMQAGLDPDKDFKRVAFSGAHDATIAAVASGKVQAGALNISVWDKFVEEKKVDTSKVRVFFTTPSYYDYNWSVHADMPAATREKLQAAFLALDKSTPEGKAILELQRASKFVATKADNYKGIEAAARAAGLL from the coding sequence ATGTTCAAAATCTCCTCCAAAGGCACCGTTCGCGCACTTTTAACCTGCGCCGTGCTGACCCTGGGCACGCTCGCCCAAGCCCAACAGGTCTTCCGTGTCACCGCCATTCCCGACGAGTCGCCCACCGAACTCTCGCGCAAGGCCGAGCCGCTCATGAAGTACCTGGAAACCAAGCTGGGCATGAAGGTCGAGTTCACCCCTGTGACCGATTACCCCGCTTCGGTTGAAGCCCTGGCCAACAAAAAGGTCGACATGGCCTGGTTCGGCGGGTTCACTTTCGTGCAGGCCAATGTGCGCTCCGGCGGCAAGGTGATCCCATTGGTGCAGCGCGCCGAAGATGAGGCCTTCAAGTCGGTGTTCATCACCACCGACCCCACTATCACCAAGCTGGCCGACCTTAAAGGCAAAGACGTGAGCTTCGGTTCACAAAGCTCCACCTCGGGCCATCTCATGCCGCGCAGCTTCATCATGCAAGCCGGCCTGGATCCGGACAAAGACTTCAAGCGCGTGGCCTTCAGCGGTGCGCACGATGCAACCATCGCCGCCGTGGCTTCGGGCAAGGTGCAAGCGGGTGCCTTGAACATCTCGGTGTGGGACAAGTTTGTGGAAGAGAAAAAGGTCGACACCAGCAAGGTGCGCGTGTTCTTCACGACCCCCTCCTACTACGACTACAACTGGTCGGTGCACGCCGACATGCCCGCTGCCACGCGCGAGAAGCTGCAGGCTGCGTTCCTGGCTCTGGACAAGTCCACGCCTGAGGGCAAGGCCATTCTTGAGCTTCAGCGCGCCAGCAAGTTTGTCGCCACCAAGGCCGACAACTACAAAGGCATCGAAGCCGCAGCCCGCGCCGCTGGCTTGCTGTAA
- the senB gene encoding selenoneine biosynthesis selenosugar synthase SenB, which produces MKPLPLLCLVTPALADANNGNWQTARRWARMLSGHYRVRLVQSWSGHSPEDLADDGLLALHARRSADSVAAWAAQCPGKPLALALTGTDLYRDIQTDGSAQRSLQLAQRLIVLQDQGPLALPAGLRDRCRVVLQSSTRRQTLDKSELHLRAVMVGHLREEKSPQTLFDAARLLRADEGILLDHIGRALDPVLDQAARATMADCPHYRWLGGLAHGATRQRIQRAHVLVHPSRMEGGAHVIMEAALSGTPVLASRVAGNLGMLGGDYAGYFEAGDAAGLVRLLRACRKDMAKPRGLLARLQSQCEARAALFEPAAEKAALLQALSGLSWPPASSLL; this is translated from the coding sequence ATGAAACCTTTGCCTCTCTTGTGCCTTGTGACGCCCGCTTTGGCCGATGCCAACAACGGCAATTGGCAGACCGCGCGCCGCTGGGCGCGGATGCTGTCGGGTCATTATCGGGTGCGTCTGGTGCAGTCCTGGAGCGGGCATTCTCCGGAAGACCTGGCCGACGATGGCTTGCTGGCCTTGCATGCGCGGCGCTCGGCCGACTCGGTGGCCGCCTGGGCGGCGCAGTGCCCGGGCAAACCACTGGCCCTGGCGCTGACTGGAACCGATCTGTACCGCGACATCCAGACCGATGGTTCTGCGCAGCGCTCTTTGCAGCTGGCACAGCGCCTCATCGTGTTGCAGGACCAGGGTCCGCTGGCCTTGCCCGCTGGCCTGCGCGACCGTTGCCGGGTGGTGCTGCAATCGAGCACGCGGCGCCAGACGCTTGACAAATCCGAGCTGCATTTGCGCGCTGTGATGGTGGGGCACCTGCGCGAAGAGAAGTCGCCTCAAACCCTGTTTGATGCCGCCCGCTTGTTGAGAGCCGACGAAGGCATCTTGCTTGACCACATCGGTCGCGCGCTCGACCCCGTGCTCGATCAGGCCGCGCGCGCAACCATGGCAGATTGCCCTCACTACCGCTGGCTCGGTGGCCTGGCCCATGGGGCCACGCGCCAGCGCATCCAGCGCGCCCATGTGCTGGTGCACCCCAGCCGCATGGAGGGCGGCGCCCATGTGATCATGGAGGCCGCGTTGAGCGGTACGCCGGTGCTGGCCTCAAGGGTGGCGGGCAATTTGGGCATGCTGGGTGGGGACTACGCGGGGTACTTCGAAGCGGGCGACGCTGCAGGGTTGGTGCGCCTGCTCCGGGCTTGCCGCAAGGACATGGCCAAACCCCGTGGCCTGCTCGCCCGTCTGCAATCACAATGTGAGGCACGCGCGGCCTTGTTTGAACCGGCGGCCGAAAAGGCCGCACTGCTCCAGGCCCTGTCGGGGTTGTCCTGGCCCCCGGCCAGCAGCCTCCTTTGA
- a CDS encoding DOPA 4,5-dioxygenase family protein — translation MIASSDTIYGYHAHVYFNADTLAQARALCEAAAARFPLKMGRVHEKPVGPHPDWSCQLAFKAALCGDVISWLTLNRDGLVIFIHPITGYDLIDHRDRAIWMGAVRPLDLSTLPERSVEYDL, via the coding sequence ATGATCGCTTCCTCCGACACCATTTACGGCTACCACGCCCACGTGTATTTCAACGCCGACACGCTGGCGCAGGCCCGCGCCCTGTGCGAAGCGGCGGCAGCGCGCTTCCCTTTGAAAATGGGCCGTGTGCATGAAAAGCCGGTGGGGCCGCATCCCGACTGGAGTTGCCAGCTCGCCTTCAAGGCAGCGTTGTGCGGCGATGTGATTTCATGGCTCACCCTGAACCGCGACGGCCTGGTGATCTTCATCCACCCCATCACGGGGTACGACCTGATCGACCACCGCGACCGTGCCATCTGGATGGGTGCGGTGCGCCCGCTGGACTTGAGCACATTGCCCGAGCGATCGGTGGAATACGACCTCTGA
- a CDS encoding Gfo/Idh/MocA family protein: MTQASSPTPPALALSINPVIAVLGRRLRLGVIGGGPGSFIGPTHRQAARLDDRYELVAGCLSSDPARSVSAGMALGLPADRSYASAQALFEAEAARADGMDAVAIMTPNHDHYPSAMAALAQGFDVICDKPMTNTLVEAEQLRQRVSETGLVFCLTHNYSGYPLVRQARAMVTEGLLGEVRMVQVEYVQGGRARPGPGRTAWKTDPERGGASLVMGDIGTHAHQLLRFISGLEVEQVAADAGPIVPGSQAHDYAGAMLRLSGGARGNFWVTQAAAGVENALRIRVSGSQGTLEWAQEHPQVLHFKPIGSPAQTLTPNGPGTLPLAARSSRVAAGHPEGFHEAFANLYSDAAEAIAARRAGQQPDPLALHFPNADDGWMGVRFVDAVIRSSAADGLWSTV, encoded by the coding sequence TGGCTCCTTCATCGGCCCCACCCACCGCCAGGCCGCCCGGCTGGACGATCGATACGAACTGGTGGCCGGGTGCCTGTCCAGCGACCCGGCCAGATCGGTGAGCGCCGGCATGGCCCTGGGACTGCCAGCGGACCGCAGCTACGCCAGCGCGCAAGCGCTTTTTGAAGCAGAAGCGGCACGGGCTGACGGGATGGATGCGGTGGCCATCATGACCCCCAATCACGACCACTATCCCAGCGCGATGGCGGCCCTGGCACAGGGCTTTGACGTGATCTGCGACAAGCCCATGACCAATACCCTGGTCGAAGCCGAACAGTTGCGCCAGCGTGTGAGCGAAACCGGTCTGGTGTTTTGCCTGACCCACAACTACAGCGGCTACCCTCTGGTTCGACAGGCACGGGCGATGGTCACCGAAGGTCTGCTGGGCGAGGTGCGGATGGTGCAGGTGGAATACGTGCAGGGAGGGCGGGCCAGACCCGGGCCGGGCCGCACCGCCTGGAAAACCGATCCCGAACGGGGCGGCGCTTCGCTGGTGATGGGCGACATCGGTACACACGCCCACCAGTTGCTGCGCTTCATCTCTGGTCTGGAGGTCGAACAGGTGGCCGCCGATGCGGGGCCCATCGTGCCTGGCAGTCAGGCCCACGACTACGCTGGCGCCATGCTGCGCCTGAGCGGCGGTGCACGGGGCAACTTCTGGGTCACGCAAGCGGCCGCCGGTGTGGAAAACGCCTTGCGCATTCGCGTCAGCGGCTCGCAGGGAACACTGGAGTGGGCGCAGGAGCACCCGCAGGTATTGCATTTCAAACCCATAGGATCACCAGCCCAAACCCTGACGCCCAACGGGCCGGGAACTTTGCCCCTCGCCGCGCGCTCGAGTCGTGTGGCCGCTGGACACCCCGAAGGTTTTCACGAAGCGTTTGCCAACCTGTATTCCGACGCAGCCGAAGCCATCGCCGCGCGGCGTGCCGGGCAACAGCCCGATCCGCTTGCGCTGCACTTCCCCAACGCCGATGACGGCTGGATGGGCGTGCGGTTTGTCGATGCGGTGATCCGTTCGAGCGCAGCGGACGGCTTGTGGAGCACCGTTTAG
- the senA gene encoding selenoneine synthase SenA: MGSLYTGNASAPLQAAERARCGDRAILAEALRDARSRTLALFGAYEAALGAGLRVPHSHELNLPLWELGHIGWFTDWWIARNPERALGTAADADVARLPPRLRGADALYNSSEVAHATRWTLALPDAHAVCAGLQASLDETLNWLNLAAEDDQGLYFFRLALFHEDMHTEAATYMAQTLGLDPFSQGALPHLSPALGAPQTLHLPTTEWTLGRNGPGFDFDNERGVIQQTIAELAIDSQPVNWAQYLPFVDSGGADMREHWSEAGWSWRQTQPSAAPRYLRQTPDGWQSQQFGVWQMLDLGASACHLTAFEAQAWCHWAQRRLPTEAEWEAAAYTLPDFQWGSVWEWTASVFAPFPGFEPHPYRDYSAPWFDGRPVLKGASPATAPRMRHPRYRNFFPAQRNDIMAGFRSVG; the protein is encoded by the coding sequence ATGGGGTCTTTATATACGGGCAATGCGTCCGCACCATTACAGGCGGCCGAACGCGCGCGCTGCGGTGACCGCGCCATTCTGGCCGAAGCTTTGCGCGACGCGCGCTCGCGAACCCTGGCTTTGTTTGGGGCTTACGAAGCCGCCCTGGGCGCTGGCCTGCGGGTGCCGCACTCTCACGAGTTGAATCTGCCGCTCTGGGAGCTGGGCCACATCGGCTGGTTCACCGACTGGTGGATCGCCCGCAACCCCGAGAGGGCGCTGGGCACGGCCGCCGATGCCGACGTGGCCCGGTTGCCGCCCCGGCTGCGCGGCGCCGATGCTTTGTACAACTCCAGCGAAGTGGCCCACGCCACGCGCTGGACTTTGGCGCTGCCCGATGCCCATGCAGTGTGCGCCGGGCTGCAAGCCAGCCTGGATGAAACGCTGAATTGGCTGAACCTTGCGGCGGAAGACGACCAGGGCCTGTACTTTTTTCGCCTCGCGCTGTTCCACGAAGACATGCACACCGAAGCGGCCACCTACATGGCACAAACGCTGGGGCTGGATCCGTTCAGTCAGGGCGCTTTGCCGCACCTTTCGCCAGCACTCGGTGCACCACAAACCCTGCACCTGCCCACCACCGAATGGACGCTGGGCCGCAACGGACCGGGTTTCGATTTCGACAACGAACGTGGCGTGATCCAGCAAACCATCGCCGAACTCGCCATCGACAGCCAGCCCGTGAACTGGGCGCAGTACCTGCCTTTCGTGGACAGCGGCGGCGCCGACATGCGAGAGCACTGGAGCGAAGCCGGCTGGTCCTGGCGCCAGACGCAGCCCAGCGCGGCGCCGCGTTACCTCCGCCAAACGCCAGACGGCTGGCAAAGCCAACAGTTTGGTGTCTGGCAGATGCTGGACTTGGGTGCTTCGGCTTGCCACCTCACGGCCTTTGAAGCGCAGGCCTGGTGCCACTGGGCCCAGCGGCGTTTGCCCACCGAGGCCGAGTGGGAAGCGGCGGCCTACACGCTGCCCGACTTCCAATGGGGCTCGGTATGGGAGTGGACGGCCAGCGTTTTCGCACCCTTCCCCGGTTTTGAGCCCCACCCTTACCGCGACTATTCCGCGCCCTGGTTCGATGGCCGCCCGGTGCTCAAAGGCGCCAGCCCCGCCACCGCGCCGCGCATGCGCCACCCCCGCTACCGGAATTTTTTCCCGGCGCAACGCAACGACATCATGGCTGGCTTTCGCAGCGTGGGCTGA
- the selD gene encoding selenide, water dikinase SelD — MTKPLVNPTVPGQPRLTSLSHGGGCGCKIAPGVLSEILKGTSAMPIPKELLVGIETADDAAVYQLNDEQALIATTDFFMPIVDDPYHFGRIAAANAISDVYAMGGTPIMALALVGMPINVLSTETIGKILDGGQSICREAGIPIAGGHTIDSVEPIYGLVALGLIHPKNVKKNADAKVGDRLILGKPLGVGVLSAALKKDALSAEGYEQMIANTTKLNTPGPDLSKLDGVHALTDITGFGLAGHALEMARGAKAAIRIDMARVPLLPGVRELAAQGMVTGASGRNWAAYGAEVHLGSGVQPVDQALLSDPQTSGGLLVACSAETVDDVLAIFQRHGFATAAEVGEIVAADTDGIRLQVA, encoded by the coding sequence ATGACCAAACCCCTCGTGAACCCCACCGTCCCCGGCCAACCCCGCCTGACCAGCCTTTCGCACGGCGGTGGCTGTGGCTGCAAGATCGCGCCTGGCGTGCTGAGCGAAATCCTGAAGGGCACCAGCGCCATGCCCATACCCAAAGAGCTGCTGGTCGGCATTGAAACGGCAGACGACGCGGCGGTTTACCAGCTCAACGATGAGCAGGCTTTGATCGCCACCACTGATTTTTTCATGCCCATCGTGGACGACCCGTACCACTTCGGCCGCATCGCCGCGGCCAACGCCATCAGCGACGTCTACGCCATGGGCGGCACGCCCATCATGGCGCTGGCGCTGGTCGGCATGCCCATCAATGTGTTGTCGACGGAAACCATCGGCAAGATCCTCGATGGCGGCCAGAGCATTTGCCGCGAAGCGGGCATTCCGATCGCCGGTGGCCACACCATCGATTCGGTGGAGCCGATTTACGGTCTGGTCGCGCTGGGGCTGATCCATCCCAAAAACGTCAAGAAAAATGCCGATGCCAAGGTGGGCGACCGGCTGATCCTGGGCAAGCCGCTGGGCGTGGGCGTGTTGTCGGCGGCATTGAAGAAGGATGCGCTTTCGGCCGAAGGCTACGAGCAGATGATCGCCAACACCACCAAGCTCAACACGCCCGGCCCTGATCTCTCCAAGCTTGACGGCGTGCACGCGCTGACCGACATCACCGGCTTTGGGCTGGCCGGTCATGCGCTGGAAATGGCGCGCGGCGCCAAGGCGGCGATCCGCATCGACATGGCACGGGTACCGCTGTTGCCGGGCGTGCGCGAACTTGCCGCGCAAGGCATGGTCACGGGTGCATCTGGCCGCAACTGGGCCGCTTACGGCGCTGAAGTGCATCTGGGCAGCGGCGTTCAGCCGGTGGATCAGGCGTTGCTGAGCGATCCGCAAACCAGCGGCGGTTTGCTGGTGGCCTGCTCGGCGGAAACCGTGGACGACGTGCTGGCGATTTTCCAGCGCCACGGCTTTGCGACCGCAGCCGAAGTGGGCGAGATCGTGGCCGCTGACACTGACGGGATTCGCTTGCAGGTGGCCTGA
- a CDS encoding SRPBCC family protein has translation MSTVTLHRVLAAPPERVYRAFLDAEAIPKWMPPHGFTCKVFELNATAGGRYRMHFTHLGNGQSHAFGGVYVELVPNERIVHTDVFEDSNMPGEMRVTVTLKAVSCGTELHIVQEGIPDLIPVEGCYIGWQQSLQLLALLVEAEIPG, from the coding sequence ATGTCTACCGTCACCCTCCACCGTGTTTTGGCCGCCCCACCCGAGCGCGTGTACCGCGCCTTTCTCGACGCCGAAGCGATTCCCAAATGGATGCCGCCGCACGGCTTCACCTGCAAGGTGTTCGAGCTGAATGCGACTGCGGGCGGGCGCTACCGCATGCACTTCACCCACCTTGGAAACGGCCAGAGCCACGCCTTTGGTGGCGTGTATGTAGAGCTGGTGCCGAATGAGCGCATCGTGCACACCGACGTGTTTGAAGACAGCAACATGCCGGGTGAGATGCGCGTCACGGTCACCCTGAAAGCGGTGTCCTGTGGCACCGAGCTTCACATCGTGCAGGAAGGCATTCCCGACCTGATCCCGGTTGAAGGCTGCTACATCGGATGGCAGCAATCGCTGCAGCTGCTGGCGCTGCTGGTTGAGGCAGAGATTCCCGGCTGA